From one Bacillus sp. FJAT-42376 genomic stretch:
- the speD gene encoding adenosylmethionine decarboxylase: METMGRHVISELWGCDFDKLNDMDYIEKTFVNAALKSGAEVREVAFHKFAPQGVSGVVIISESHLTIHSFPEHGYASIDVYTCGDLNPNIAADYIAEALSAQTRENIEIPRGMGPVQVKQSQAKAQ, encoded by the coding sequence ATGGAAACAATGGGACGACACGTAATCTCAGAACTATGGGGCTGTGATTTCGATAAGTTGAACGACATGGATTATATTGAAAAAACGTTTGTTAATGCTGCTTTAAAGTCTGGTGCAGAAGTTAGAGAGGTAGCTTTTCATAAATTTGCTCCACAAGGTGTGAGCGGGGTTGTCATTATTTCTGAATCCCACCTAACCATTCACAGTTTTCCTGAACATGGATATGCGAGTATTGACGTGTATACATGCGGAGATTTAAATCCGAATATTGCTGCCGACTACATTGCTGAGGCACTTAGTGCACAAACACGCGAGAATATTGAAATTCCTCGCGGCATGGGACCTGTTCAAGTAAAACAGTCTCAGGCAAAAGCTCAGTAA
- a CDS encoding glyceraldehyde-3-phosphate dehydrogenase, producing the protein MNVNVAINGFGRIGRMVFRKAIMGEHFRIAAINASYPAETLAHLIKYDTNHGKFEGEVIPAGDHLIVNGHKILLLNNRDPKMLPWGELNIDIVIEATGKFNSKEKAMDHITAGAKKVVLTAPGKDEDITIVMGVNEHMLKDEHQIISNASCTTNCLAPVVKVLDEQFGIENGLMTTVHAYTNDQNNIDNPHKDLRRARSCAQSIIPTTTGAAKALSLVLPHLKGKLHGMAIRVPTPNVSLVDLVVDVKREVTASEINEAFSTAAAGSMEGIIRFSAEPLVSVDFNTDPHSAIIDGLSTIVMEGRKVKVLAWYDNEWGYSCRVVDLVKLAAVSLRKPLIV; encoded by the coding sequence ATGAACGTAAATGTAGCCATAAACGGGTTTGGGAGAATTGGAAGAATGGTATTTCGCAAAGCGATTATGGGGGAACATTTCCGTATTGCTGCAATCAATGCGAGCTACCCCGCAGAAACGCTTGCACACCTCATCAAATATGATACCAATCACGGGAAATTTGAAGGCGAAGTTATACCGGCTGGTGACCATTTAATTGTAAACGGTCACAAAATTCTGCTTTTAAACAATCGCGATCCTAAAATGCTTCCGTGGGGGGAGCTGAATATTGATATAGTCATTGAGGCAACAGGGAAGTTCAATTCAAAGGAAAAAGCAATGGACCATATTACAGCAGGAGCCAAAAAGGTCGTGCTGACCGCTCCTGGAAAAGACGAGGACATCACGATTGTCATGGGTGTAAATGAACATATGCTGAAGGATGAACATCAAATCATCTCGAATGCCTCCTGCACAACCAATTGCCTGGCTCCTGTCGTAAAAGTTCTTGATGAACAATTCGGAATCGAGAACGGTCTGATGACAACGGTTCATGCTTATACGAACGACCAGAATAATATTGATAATCCTCATAAAGATTTGCGCCGTGCCAGATCGTGTGCGCAATCAATTATTCCGACTACCACAGGAGCGGCAAAAGCCCTTTCGCTTGTTCTCCCTCACCTGAAAGGCAAGCTTCATGGTATGGCTATTCGCGTGCCAACCCCTAATGTGTCGCTGGTGGATCTTGTAGTCGATGTAAAACGGGAAGTAACGGCAAGTGAAATAAATGAAGCTTTTTCAACAGCCGCAGCAGGCTCCATGGAAGGAATTATCCGGTTCTCGGCGGAACCTTTAGTGTCTGTGGATTTTAATACCGATCCCCACTCTGCGATCATTGACGGGCTCTCCACAATCGTAATGGAAGGCAGAAAAGTAAAGGTTTTGGCCTGGTATGATAATGAATGGGGCTATTCCTGCAGGGTAGTGGATTTAGTTAAGCTTGCTGCAGTAAGTTTGAGAAAGCCTTTAATCGTCTGA
- the coaE gene encoding dephospho-CoA kinase (Dephospho-CoA kinase (CoaE) performs the final step in coenzyme A biosynthesis.), which translates to MTLVIGLTGGIASGKSTVSSILKEYGFPIIDADILAKEAVDPGMPAYTQIVEAFGDSILQNDGSIDRAKLGSLIFGDSEKRKVLNGIVHPQVRQEMVRQRDEYIQQGKKAVILDIPLLFESKLTHFADKILLVYVTPDVQVNRLMKRNQYNEKEARQRIDSQMPLEEKKHLADEVLYNNGTVEETKNQLSAIMDKWKLSD; encoded by the coding sequence GTGACACTCGTAATTGGTTTAACGGGAGGAATTGCAAGCGGTAAAAGTACGGTTTCCTCCATATTAAAGGAATATGGGTTCCCGATTATAGATGCGGATATCCTGGCGAAGGAAGCGGTAGATCCGGGAATGCCGGCATATACCCAGATTGTTGAAGCGTTTGGGGATTCCATCCTTCAAAATGATGGTTCGATTGACCGGGCGAAACTCGGCAGTCTGATTTTTGGAGACAGCGAGAAAAGGAAAGTGCTGAATGGGATTGTTCATCCGCAGGTCCGACAAGAAATGGTCCGACAAAGAGATGAATATATCCAACAAGGGAAAAAAGCGGTTATTCTTGATATCCCGCTTCTCTTTGAAAGCAAGCTCACCCATTTTGCGGATAAGATTCTTCTTGTTTATGTGACACCGGACGTTCAGGTAAATCGCCTGATGAAGAGAAACCAATACAATGAAAAAGAGGCACGGCAGCGGATCGATTCTCAAATGCCGCTTGAAGAAAAGAAACACCTGGCAGATGAGGTTCTTTATAACAATGGAACAGTCGAAGAAACGAAAAACCAGCTGTCGGCAATTATGGATAAATGGAAATTAAGCGATTGA
- the ytaF gene encoding sporulation membrane protein YtaF, with protein sequence MTSISLFIMAFAVSLDSFSVGFSYGLKKMKIPFKSLLIIALCSAFSLLAAMLTGHLLSSFIDPEWTKRMGGLILIGIGAWVLYQFFRPSKDLTKEEREKTLFNLEIKSLGIVIHILKRPSTADLDGSGHITGIEALLLGAALSFDAFGAGFGAALLGFSPYVMSAAAALMSSGFLLCGIHSGHLFSRWSWIEKFNCLPGILLILIGVWKL encoded by the coding sequence ATGACATCCATATCCCTCTTTATCATGGCTTTTGCCGTTAGTCTGGACAGTTTTTCAGTTGGATTCAGCTACGGATTAAAGAAAATGAAAATTCCATTTAAGTCGCTGCTGATTATTGCTTTGTGCTCCGCCTTCAGTTTGCTGGCAGCCATGCTTACAGGGCATTTGCTGAGCTCATTTATTGATCCAGAATGGACGAAGAGAATGGGCGGACTCATTCTGATTGGAATCGGAGCCTGGGTGCTTTATCAATTTTTCAGGCCTTCCAAAGACCTTACAAAAGAAGAGCGGGAGAAAACACTTTTTAATCTGGAAATTAAATCATTGGGAATTGTCATCCATATACTTAAACGGCCATCCACAGCAGACTTGGACGGTTCGGGGCATATTACAGGAATTGAAGCTTTGCTGCTTGGAGCAGCTTTGTCCTTTGATGCTTTCGGAGCCGGCTTTGGGGCGGCACTCCTTGGTTTTTCTCCGTATGTAATGAGTGCGGCAGCTGCTTTGATGAGCTCTGGCTTTCTGCTTTGCGGCATTCATTCCGGACATCTTTTTTCACGGTGGTCCTGGATTGAAAAGTTTAACTGTCTGCCTGGTATTCTTTTGATTTTAATCGGAGTTTGGAAGCTGTAA
- the mutM gene encoding DNA-formamidopyrimidine glycosylase produces MPELPEVETVRRTLIELVKGKTIAEIDVRWPKMIKKPDDVFQFQDALKGQVIRDIGRRGKFLMFSLDDYVLVSHLRMEGKYGLYRDEEEPGKHTHVIFRFGDGTHLRYDDVRKFGTMHLFEKGKEQHDLPLSQLGPEPFSNEFSADYLADILSRTNRMIKVVLLDQRVVTGLGNIYVDEALFRARLHPEKPAKELSINEVHDLKESIISTLGEAVEQGGSTIRSYVNSQGKTGMFQLQLFVYGRKAEPCKVCGTAIEKKTVGGRGTHYCPNCQLLDPGISANT; encoded by the coding sequence GTGCCTGAATTGCCGGAAGTTGAAACCGTCAGAAGAACGCTTATAGAATTAGTAAAAGGAAAAACCATCGCAGAGATTGATGTACGGTGGCCTAAAATGATTAAAAAACCGGATGATGTCTTTCAATTCCAGGATGCATTGAAAGGACAAGTCATTCGCGATATAGGGAGAAGAGGGAAGTTTCTGATGTTCTCCCTCGATGATTATGTGCTCGTTTCCCATCTGAGAATGGAAGGGAAATACGGCCTTTACAGGGACGAAGAAGAGCCAGGCAAGCACACACACGTCATCTTCCGGTTTGGGGATGGTACCCATTTGCGCTATGACGATGTCCGCAAGTTCGGAACGATGCATCTTTTTGAAAAAGGAAAGGAGCAGCACGATCTCCCGCTGTCCCAGCTTGGACCTGAACCATTCTCAAATGAATTTTCTGCAGATTACCTTGCAGATATACTTTCAAGGACGAACCGGATGATCAAAGTGGTGCTTCTTGATCAGCGTGTAGTGACAGGACTGGGAAATATCTATGTGGACGAGGCTTTGTTCAGAGCACGGCTCCATCCGGAAAAGCCCGCAAAGGAACTGTCAATAAACGAAGTTCATGATCTCAAAGAGAGCATCATTTCCACTTTGGGGGAAGCAGTGGAACAAGGCGGGAGCACGATACGGTCTTATGTTAACTCTCAGGGGAAAACCGGCATGTTTCAGCTTCAGCTTTTCGTCTACGGAAGAAAAGCAGAGCCATGCAAAGTATGCGGAACGGCCATCGAGAAAAAGACAGTGGGCGGAAGAGGGACCCATTACTGTCCGAACTGTCAGCTTCTTGATCCCGGTATCAGTGCGAATACTTAA